A window of the Anthonomus grandis grandis chromosome 9, icAntGran1.3, whole genome shotgun sequence genome harbors these coding sequences:
- the LOC126740581 gene encoding uncharacterized protein LOC126740581 yields the protein MSFTMVSPLLGLVSLKSLMDRKADSPADDTILSRIKRLVTTHLPTSCLNWRVHVLSKEEILGEEPDPQILNKIRFALPTVELARAFAPDCTSLSERAYRDIKMKMLNWPLCVGLIIGPSSLVIRIRGTSTSIDLMMASIAEIKPVLLSREEASRELAGNLTEKFSISSQTSSGTKRSSRLDRLEESHLELKGMLESFMKRFDRPDTSESKYSSGDEQTFNVEDINTNMSSPEPSEVPWAPPECPMDEEFDFCPVAREQEPAVPAPKSHIADQGISCQRLGELSFKQIRYADVQKKLQAAPVFSALKINPAFSKHSNSNTQSQESLTKSDSMLGTILHGLLLQREALSNSVKELSAKHPALKQNLSQVFGAASSFKSISDDILQYVCGRRAEVIE from the exons ATGAGCTTCACAAtg GTAAGCCCACTCTTGGGTTTGGTATCCCTGAAATCCTTAATGGATAGAAAGGCTGATTCTCCGGCTGATGACACTATCTTATCAAGAATCAAAAGATTGGTGACTACCCATCTGCCTACCAGTTGCCTTAACTGGAGAGTCCATGTCCTTTCCAAGGAAGAAATTCTAGGAGAGGAGCCGGATCCTCAGATCCTCAACAAAATTCGATTTGCTCTTCCCACCGTTGAATTGGCCCGTGCTTTTGCCCCAGACTGCACGTCTCTCTCCGAAAGAGCCTATAGGGACATTAAGATGAAGATGTTAAATTGGCCACTATGTGTGGGACTAATTATAGGCCCCTCTTCTTTGGTGATTCGTATAAGGGGTACCTCTACAAGCATTGACTTAATGATGGCCTCAATAGCTGAGATTAAACCTGTCCTCTTGAGTAGGGAGGAGGCTTCTAGAGAGCTGGCCGGTAACCTTACAGAAAAGTTCTCAATCTCTAGCCAAACATCTTCTGGCACCAAAAGGTCTAGCAGACTGGACCGTTTAGAAGAGAGCCATTTGGAATTGAAAGGAATGTTGGAATCTTTTATGAAAAGGTTTGATCGCCCAGATACTTCCGAGTCTAAATACTCTTCTGGTGATGAACAGACTTTTAATGTTGAGGATATAAATACTAATATGTCGTCTCCGGAACCTTCTGAAGTTCCTTGGGCTCCCCCTGAATGCCCGATGGATGAGGAATTTGATTTCTGCCCGGTTGCACGTGAGCAAGAGCCAGCAGTTCCTGCACCTAAATCGCATATTGCTGATCAGGGTATCAGCTGTCaaagattaggagagttgtctTTTAAGCAAATTCGATACGCTGATGTTCAGAAGAAGCTACAGGCTGCTCCTGTCTTTAGTGCACTTAAAATAAATCCAGCTTTTTCTAAGCATTCCAATTCTAATACACAGTCTCAAGAATCCTTGACGAAGTCGGACTCAATGCTGGGCACCATTCTCCATGGTCTTCTATTACAGCGAGAAGCCTTATCTAATTCAGTTAAGGAACTCTCTGCTAAACATCCTGCCTTAAAACAAAATCTCTCCCAAGTATTTGGAGCTGCATCATCCTTCAAATCAATCTCGGATGACATCTTGCAATATGTTTGCGGGCGCAGAGCAGAGGTAATTGAATAA